A portion of the Acidisarcina polymorpha genome contains these proteins:
- a CDS encoding LytR/AlgR family response regulator transcription factor: protein MQIRSFLADDEQAAHLRLRRLLEAYPKIQIVGEAANGIEAVEAIERLHPQLLFLDIQMPGLNGFEVLRALSKDIARPLTIFVTGFHEHALEAFRARAIAYLLKPIEEEHLREMVERAGHLLGSISSREEEDRNVNRLLGDDPPPMEQIVARKANRVFLLDPTEALFFYMDAGIVRVRVENDTYWVNYQLGELNQALESRGFFRARRSSLVNLKRVKEIRSDPRGSFVLVMCDAKHTEVEVSDRQGRALRTRIPGL from the coding sequence ATGCAAATTCGCTCGTTCCTGGCCGACGATGAACAAGCTGCCCACCTGCGCTTGCGGAGGCTATTGGAGGCCTATCCAAAGATTCAAATCGTCGGTGAGGCGGCGAATGGAATTGAGGCGGTGGAGGCTATTGAGAGACTGCATCCTCAACTGCTCTTTCTCGATATTCAGATGCCGGGACTGAATGGTTTCGAGGTATTGAGGGCGCTGTCAAAGGACATAGCCCGCCCGCTGACCATCTTTGTTACAGGCTTCCACGAACATGCGCTAGAGGCATTTCGGGCGCGCGCTATCGCCTACCTGCTGAAGCCTATCGAGGAGGAACATCTGCGAGAAATGGTCGAACGAGCTGGGCATCTTCTCGGTTCGATCTCCTCCCGCGAAGAGGAAGACAGGAACGTCAACCGTTTGCTGGGGGACGATCCTCCTCCTATGGAACAGATCGTCGCCAGAAAGGCGAACCGGGTTTTCTTGCTGGACCCGACAGAGGCGTTGTTCTTTTATATGGACGCTGGGATTGTTCGGGTACGGGTCGAGAACGATACATACTGGGTCAACTATCAACTTGGAGAACTAAACCAAGCGCTTGAATCAAGGGGGTTCTTCCGCGCCCGCCGCTCTTCTCTCGTCAATTTGAAGCGGGTTAAGGAGATCCGTTCAGATCCCCGCGGCAGCTTTGTTCTTGTTATGTGCGACGCGAAGCACACCGAGGTCGAGGTAAGCGACCGACAGGGGCGCGCGCTTCGCACTCGTATCCCCGGTCTCTGA
- a CDS encoding ABA4-like family protein, whose amino-acid sequence MNPNLLFKLANNAALIGWILLIFLPRWRWSARLIAPVLIPVLLAVLYAFLVITQFEHAPGEFSSLSSVGLLFQNRGMLLAGWVHYLAFDLFVGSWEVRDAQRIGIAHYLVAPCLVLTFVFGPAGWLLYVMIKSVALRTIGIESDDAAQASLS is encoded by the coding sequence ATGAATCCCAATCTACTATTCAAATTGGCCAACAATGCGGCGTTGATTGGGTGGATATTGCTGATCTTCCTTCCTCGTTGGCGCTGGTCTGCCCGCTTGATTGCTCCGGTTCTGATACCTGTATTGCTCGCTGTTCTGTATGCGTTCTTGGTCATCACGCAGTTTGAGCACGCCCCCGGAGAATTTTCCTCTCTTAGCTCGGTGGGTTTGCTGTTCCAGAACCGGGGCATGCTCCTCGCTGGGTGGGTCCACTATCTTGCCTTCGATCTCTTCGTGGGAAGTTGGGAAGTCCGAGACGCCCAGCGAATTGGGATTGCGCATTACCTTGTCGCCCCATGCCTCGTCCTGACATTTGTCTTTGGTCCGGCCGGCTGGTTGCTTTATGTGATGATCAAAAGCGTAGCGCTTCGCACTATTGGAATAGAAAGCGATGACGCCGCGCAGGCTAGTCTTTCCTGA
- a CDS encoding NAD(P)-dependent oxidoreductase, with product MKLLILGATGKTGSELVKQALERGFEVTALVRFPHKIKTKDNRLTVVTGSPLNEEILKKVVPGNDAVLSTLGHPDLNESYLVTEAAQTLITVMNTSNVKRFMILSSTLVSAGGSFMTKIPRYLTRHALNDSAQMEKIVGSSSLAWTIVRLVRLTNTSVAPYRIFEKEPPAVSPSISRKSVAACMLDLVADQAYVQKTISICKLR from the coding sequence ATGAAGCTACTGATCTTGGGTGCGACAGGTAAGACCGGAAGCGAGCTTGTAAAGCAAGCCCTGGAGCGGGGCTTTGAGGTCACAGCGCTTGTTCGCTTCCCTCATAAGATCAAGACTAAGGACAATAGGTTAACAGTGGTGACGGGCAGTCCACTCAATGAAGAGATTCTCAAAAAGGTTGTGCCAGGGAACGACGCGGTGTTGTCCACTTTGGGCCACCCGGATCTCAACGAAAGCTATCTTGTCACGGAGGCTGCGCAGACTTTGATAACAGTTATGAACACCAGCAATGTCAAGCGCTTCATGATTCTCTCATCGACGCTCGTCTCCGCGGGTGGAAGCTTCATGACAAAAATTCCACGCTATCTCACTCGACACGCATTGAACGATTCGGCCCAGATGGAGAAGATTGTAGGGTCATCTAGCCTCGCTTGGACAATTGTTCGACTAGTGCGGCTAACGAACACATCGGTAGCCCCTTATCGGATCTTTGAAAAAGAACCTCCGGCCGTGAGCCCTTCTATATCGAGGAAGAGCGTAGCCGCATGCATGCTTGATCTAGTTGCCGATCAGGCTTATGTTCAAAAAACCATTAGCATTTGCAAACTGCGATAG
- a CDS encoding GNAT family N-acetyltransferase, whose translation MKIRMAEDEDIPAVTEIYNELLRTSTAIYRDEAASIDERVLWWQSQQQKGYPLFIAEEDDQVLGFASYGDFRPWPDYRFTVEGSIHSRRVAKDVRRAAQNKNPIARRERDALSFNLQPTTSARNSMEVSGVRKVELNAPRCAQLQPGRTLQSSSVKCAVTLPKHPLIPPIRTSEP comes from the coding sequence TTGAAAATCCGAATGGCCGAAGACGAAGACATTCCCGCCGTCACCGAAATCTACAACGAACTGCTGCGCACTTCGACTGCCATCTATCGGGATGAAGCGGCGTCAATAGACGAACGCGTGCTGTGGTGGCAGTCCCAGCAGCAAAAGGGTTACCCGCTATTCATTGCAGAGGAAGATGACCAAGTCCTGGGATTCGCCTCGTATGGCGACTTCCGTCCATGGCCGGATTATCGATTCACGGTTGAAGGTTCGATCCACTCTCGGCGAGTCGCGAAGGACGTGCGACGAGCCGCCCAAAATAAAAACCCAATCGCCCGCCGCGAGCGCGACGCGCTTTCCTTCAATCTCCAGCCAACAACTTCCGCGAGAAACAGCATGGAAGTATCCGGGGTGCGCAAGGTCGAGCTTAATGCCCCAAGGTGCGCTCAACTCCAGCCGGGCCGTACACTTCAGTCTTCATCTGTAAAGTGCGCAGTGACTCTGCCAAAACATCCATTAATCCCTCCCATTAGGACGAGTGAGCCATAA
- a CDS encoding helix-turn-helix domain-containing protein codes for MPTTSNDPTQTIATRIKGERDARGWTLAELAERSGVSRAMIAKVEAGKSSPTAMLLGKLSGAFGITISTLLARAENANRSRVLRHDQRLAWRDPQSGYVRRQVFPVPGSTVPIDLVEVELPAGAKVAYPASSYSFAKHLIWVQKGRLVFVEGKQEHLLRAGDCLELGEPQDCRYENRSGTTCTYLVLLLRQAP; via the coding sequence GTGCCCACTACATCGAACGATCCCACACAAACTATAGCGACACGCATCAAAGGCGAACGCGATGCGAGGGGCTGGACCCTGGCTGAACTTGCCGAGCGCTCTGGCGTATCGCGAGCAATGATCGCGAAGGTTGAGGCTGGCAAGAGCAGCCCGACGGCGATGTTGCTCGGCAAGTTGTCTGGCGCCTTCGGCATCACGATCTCTACGCTGCTCGCTCGCGCGGAGAACGCCAACCGGTCGCGCGTACTGAGGCATGACCAACGGCTCGCCTGGCGCGACCCGCAGAGTGGATACGTGCGGCGGCAGGTCTTTCCGGTTCCAGGTTCAACTGTTCCGATTGATCTCGTGGAAGTAGAACTGCCTGCAGGTGCCAAGGTGGCCTATCCCGCGTCGAGCTACAGCTTCGCCAAACATCTCATATGGGTACAGAAGGGACGATTGGTGTTTGTCGAAGGCAAGCAAGAACATCTGCTGCGTGCAGGGGACTGCCTCGAACTAGGCGAGCCTCAGGATTGCCGATACGAAAATCGATCTGGCACTACCTGCACCTATTTAGTTCTTTTGCTGCGTCAGGCTCCGTGA
- a CDS encoding GNAT family N-acetyltransferase has protein sequence MKDVRIRILQADLDDPRIVELIENHVVAARGQTAPGSAHALDLSGLRSSDVSVWVANRGEDVVGTGALKRLSEVEGEVKSMYTSPSARRLGVARIMLDHIIDAARNEGLRRLNLETGSWPYFDPARALYAAFGFVECDPFGEYREDPNSVFMTLNIEDSLARGSSRSH, from the coding sequence ATGAAGGATGTGCGTATCCGAATTCTTCAAGCTGATCTTGATGACCCCCGGATTGTTGAATTGATTGAAAATCATGTGGTAGCGGCGCGAGGCCAGACTGCCCCTGGGAGTGCGCACGCGCTCGATCTATCTGGGTTGAGGTCGTCCGATGTTTCCGTCTGGGTCGCTAACCGCGGCGAAGATGTAGTAGGCACCGGCGCCCTCAAGAGATTGTCCGAGGTCGAAGGGGAGGTGAAATCCATGTATACGTCCCCCTCTGCTCGAAGGCTCGGCGTCGCGAGGATCATGCTTGACCACATCATCGATGCGGCCAGAAACGAAGGTCTCAGGCGGCTTAATTTAGAGACCGGCTCCTGGCCCTACTTCGATCCAGCAAGGGCCCTTTACGCGGCCTTCGGTTTTGTGGAATGCGACCCTTTTGGTGAGTATCGGGAAGACCCCAACAGCGTATTTATGACTTTGAATATTGAAGATAGCCTAGCTCGTGGCTCTTCAAGGAGTCACTGA
- a CDS encoding RBBP9/YdeN family alpha/beta hydrolase, giving the protein MTTFIMLPGIGGSGEDHWQTLWERFHPSMRRFNPPDWDKPELSVWCRALQDAVDAAEHPIILVAHSLSCLLVAHWAMNSRSTVAGAFLVSVPDPESPAFPSAASSFREVPRTALPFRSIIIASTNDPYGSIEYMQNRAHEWNSELVNIGEHGHINASSNLNEWDEGYSLLRNFVRDLGLGES; this is encoded by the coding sequence ATGACGACATTCATCATGCTGCCAGGAATCGGCGGATCGGGCGAGGATCATTGGCAAACGTTGTGGGAACGGTTTCACCCTTCGATGAGGCGCTTCAACCCGCCAGACTGGGATAAACCAGAACTTTCTGTCTGGTGCAGAGCGCTTCAAGATGCCGTAGACGCAGCAGAGCACCCGATCATCCTTGTGGCGCATAGCCTTTCCTGTCTCTTAGTGGCTCATTGGGCTATGAACTCACGCTCCACAGTAGCTGGCGCATTCCTCGTATCTGTTCCTGATCCCGAGTCGCCCGCGTTTCCCTCGGCTGCAAGTTCATTTAGAGAAGTTCCACGAACCGCGTTACCATTCCGCTCCATCATCATTGCGAGCACCAATGACCCTTACGGCAGTATCGAGTACATGCAAAACCGTGCGCACGAATGGAATTCGGAACTGGTCAACATAGGCGAACATGGGCACATCAATGCATCCAGTAACCTGAACGAGTGGGACGAAGGATACTCTCTTCTGCGCAACTTTGTCCGCGATCTGGGGCTCGGAGAGTCTTAG
- a CDS encoding alpha/beta fold hydrolase: protein MDDLEPLPVVLLHGLIGSLDDPAIAAALHPRLVFSPSLLGYGANADTAPATITLANQVEYVGQLVRTKFGDGRFHLVGNSVEGVVAALFANKQPEMVASLITAEGNFTLRDPFWSASIARMDQAEAEAMLDTLRIDPEGWLAQSGISPTEERVSAARRRLNLQPASTLRAMGRSIVETTGQPSYDALLRSVFVRMPVHLIAGERSRDGWDVPAWLKSWP from the coding sequence ATGGATGACTTGGAACCATTACCTGTTGTTCTTCTACATGGCTTGATCGGATCGCTTGACGATCCGGCTATCGCTGCTGCACTTCACCCTCGTTTGGTATTCAGCCCGTCGTTGCTTGGCTACGGAGCAAATGCCGACACCGCCCCTGCGACGATTACTCTCGCTAACCAAGTGGAGTACGTCGGTCAGCTCGTGAGAACCAAGTTTGGCGACGGACGCTTTCATCTGGTCGGCAACTCCGTTGAGGGCGTGGTGGCAGCATTATTCGCCAACAAACAACCCGAGATGGTTGCATCGTTGATCACCGCTGAAGGTAATTTCACGCTGAGGGACCCTTTCTGGTCAGCGAGCATCGCGCGCATGGATCAGGCCGAGGCAGAAGCTATGCTGGACACGCTACGCATCGATCCGGAGGGCTGGCTAGCCCAATCTGGTATTTCGCCGACCGAGGAGCGCGTCAGCGCGGCGAGGCGACGGCTCAACCTGCAACCCGCTTCTACTCTGCGCGCAATGGGGCGCTCAATCGTCGAGACGACAGGACAGCCTTCCTATGATGCGTTGCTTCGTTCCGTCTTCGTTCGCATGCCCGTTCATCTAATCGCAGGGGAACGCTCACGCGACGGCTGGGATGTTCCAGCGTGGCTGAAGAGCTGGCCGTGA
- a CDS encoding helix-turn-helix domain-containing protein translates to MKSTISIKTSRKFSADLLLRSSTVSVRDVYCPGTCSGPSAEEYATATELVFPYRGTYVRHLGKSQAVAEANQVLFFNAAEGYRVSHPVPGGDASLSLAISPDVLLEMVPAKLLSNQSTPAFWRQQLRIDARTQALVALLRHSLRQGIAEPLEGEGLALTLVQRALGPRTSHAAGSSLGQQRLVDRVKLVVSSNLARRWTLAEIAAEVRGSPVYLTQVFRQVEGMPLYRYQLRLRSARALDLIDRYDDLTALSLELGFSSHSHFSSSFRNAYGRTPSEFKYSALGR, encoded by the coding sequence GTGAAATCGACCATCTCGATTAAGACAAGTCGAAAGTTCTCAGCGGATCTCCTTCTGAGGTCATCAACCGTCAGCGTCCGCGACGTGTACTGCCCAGGCACCTGCAGCGGACCGAGCGCGGAGGAATATGCGACAGCGACGGAACTAGTGTTTCCGTACCGGGGAACGTATGTCCGCCATCTTGGAAAAAGTCAAGCCGTCGCTGAGGCCAATCAAGTACTGTTCTTCAACGCCGCTGAAGGCTATCGAGTCAGTCATCCGGTCCCGGGAGGCGACGCAAGTCTCTCTCTGGCGATTAGTCCGGACGTCCTCCTCGAAATGGTGCCGGCCAAGCTACTCAGCAACCAATCGACGCCAGCGTTTTGGCGCCAGCAGCTCCGTATCGACGCCCGCACGCAAGCGCTCGTGGCGCTGCTGCGTCACAGTCTCCGTCAGGGCATTGCCGAACCCTTGGAAGGAGAAGGCTTGGCGTTGACGCTGGTTCAACGAGCACTGGGGCCGCGCACAAGTCACGCGGCCGGGTCGAGCCTAGGTCAACAGCGCCTCGTGGACCGAGTGAAGCTCGTCGTTTCAAGCAATCTTGCGCGGCGATGGACGCTCGCGGAAATTGCAGCCGAGGTACGTGGTTCGCCGGTTTATTTGACCCAAGTTTTTCGACAAGTCGAGGGAATGCCCCTCTATCGCTACCAATTACGGTTGCGATCGGCTCGGGCGCTTGACCTGATTGATCGTTACGACGATCTCACGGCATTGAGCCTAGAACTAGGCTTCTCTAGCCACAGTCATTTCAGCTCTTCCTTTCGCAACGCATATGGACGAACGCCTTCGGAATTCAAATACTCTGCTCTCGGTCGATAG
- a CDS encoding HoxN/HupN/NixA family nickel/cobalt transporter yields MPSFLRSLVNDEPANTKFKVIGLYILLVTFNLAAWCWAFVAFHRYPVLLGTAFLAYSLGLRHAVDADHVAAIDNVVRKLMQQGRKPVAVGLMFSLGHSTVVIVGATAIAAAALALQHRIDAIREIGGVVSTLVSTLFLSGIAVVNLVVLQSVFRSFMRVRRGEPFIAEDFDLLLGNRGFLSRLFRPMFNLIQTSWHMYPLGLLFGLGFDTATEIGLLGISAAEASKGLSISSILVFPFLFAAGMSLIDSTDNVLMLGAYGWAFVKPIRKLYYNLTITCVSVVVAFAVGGIEALGLLVVHLHLAGGLWDVIARLNNNFGVLGYGIVVLFIVSWISSIMIYKWRRFDDLELGVRDTA; encoded by the coding sequence ATGCCGTCATTTCTACGGTCTCTCGTCAATGACGAACCGGCTAACACCAAATTCAAAGTGATCGGCTTATACATCCTGCTAGTAACCTTCAATCTGGCGGCGTGGTGCTGGGCCTTCGTCGCTTTTCATCGGTATCCAGTGCTGTTGGGCACGGCCTTTCTTGCTTATAGTTTAGGACTCAGGCATGCCGTCGATGCGGATCATGTCGCCGCTATTGACAATGTGGTGCGGAAACTGATGCAACAAGGGAGGAAGCCAGTCGCGGTCGGATTGATGTTCTCACTCGGACATTCGACCGTCGTCATCGTAGGCGCCACGGCGATAGCGGCTGCGGCACTTGCTTTGCAGCATCGCATTGATGCAATAAGGGAGATCGGTGGAGTTGTCAGTACATTGGTATCGACTCTATTTCTATCCGGAATTGCGGTCGTCAATCTGGTCGTGCTTCAGTCGGTTTTTCGAAGCTTCATGCGAGTCCGAAGAGGGGAGCCTTTCATAGCGGAAGATTTCGACCTGCTCCTTGGTAATCGAGGTTTCCTGTCCCGCCTGTTTCGCCCCATGTTCAATCTCATTCAAACGAGTTGGCATATGTATCCGCTCGGGCTTCTATTTGGACTTGGCTTCGATACTGCTACCGAAATCGGGCTGTTGGGGATTTCCGCTGCCGAAGCTTCAAAAGGGCTTTCCATCTCGTCGATCCTTGTATTTCCGTTTTTGTTCGCTGCGGGCATGTCGCTAATCGATTCGACGGACAACGTTCTGATGCTGGGAGCCTACGGGTGGGCGTTCGTAAAGCCGATTCGCAAGCTTTACTACAACCTGACGATCACCTGCGTATCGGTTGTGGTCGCTTTTGCCGTTGGCGGGATCGAAGCGCTCGGGCTCTTGGTGGTACATCTTCATCTGGCAGGCGGATTGTGGGACGTAATAGCCAGACTGAACAATAATTTCGGCGTGCTTGGCTACGGCATCGTCGTGCTCTTTATCGTGAGCTGGATCTCATCGATCATGATTTACAAATGGCGCCGGTTTGACGACCTTGAGCTTGGTGTTCGGGATACGGCGTAG
- a CDS encoding tetratricopeptide repeat protein — MKIIQLCSVSILLSSCVCASAGDTTRVSAAPDTTASIIAIANLDQQIAELGDSPGVEDLLILREEFLADYDALERASTLAESRFATSQDLMKRAQTRAAVHRFAEALSDLEAAKQRGVPLDQILAMRASVLIATGHASEVVAQLRRDHKDHPSFASRSALATAYASMGRVAEADRLYAAALAGLHTTLPFPYAWIYFGRDLMWAEQGQNPTRAEAMYKQALAYVPEFTSANIALAKLEMTRGHYAAARERISRVASSTNQPEALALLGVLEVRNGNMTERNEEISRARQRFESLLVRYPLGFADHAAEFYLGPGDDPERAWLLAEQNLANRQTDRSVALAVKAAEATGRYPRACELLLNHGPMVQAYLKVLAQW, encoded by the coding sequence ATGAAAATCATTCAGTTGTGCAGTGTATCCATACTGCTGTCTTCGTGCGTGTGTGCTTCAGCAGGTGACACGACTCGTGTTAGCGCCGCGCCGGACACCACTGCGAGTATTATTGCGATCGCCAATCTCGATCAACAGATTGCCGAGTTGGGTGATAGTCCGGGCGTCGAAGACTTGCTCATTCTGAGAGAAGAGTTCCTGGCGGATTACGACGCCCTCGAACGTGCAAGCACACTTGCGGAAAGCCGATTCGCAACTTCTCAGGACTTAATGAAGCGTGCACAGACGCGTGCTGCTGTGCATCGCTTTGCAGAGGCTCTCTCCGATCTTGAGGCGGCAAAACAACGGGGTGTTCCGCTTGACCAGATTTTGGCCATGCGTGCCTCTGTACTGATCGCAACAGGACACGCAAGTGAAGTTGTTGCACAACTCAGGCGAGATCATAAGGATCATCCAAGTTTTGCATCGAGAAGTGCGCTGGCCACGGCCTATGCGTCGATGGGGCGGGTCGCAGAGGCGGATCGTTTGTACGCTGCGGCGCTGGCTGGTCTGCATACCACTCTACCGTTCCCCTACGCATGGATCTACTTTGGGCGAGATCTGATGTGGGCTGAGCAGGGTCAGAATCCGACACGCGCAGAGGCGATGTACAAACAGGCGCTCGCATATGTGCCGGAGTTCACAAGTGCGAATATAGCTCTGGCCAAACTTGAAATGACGCGGGGTCACTATGCTGCTGCAAGAGAACGGATTTCGCGGGTGGCAAGTTCGACGAATCAACCGGAGGCCCTTGCACTCTTAGGCGTTTTGGAAGTTCGGAATGGGAATATGACAGAGAGAAACGAGGAAATCTCACGTGCGCGGCAGCGATTTGAATCCCTGTTGGTCCGCTACCCTCTGGGATTCGCAGATCATGCCGCGGAGTTCTATCTTGGGCCTGGGGACGATCCGGAAAGAGCATGGCTTCTCGCGGAACAGAATCTGGCCAATCGTCAGACGGACCGGTCGGTAGCTCTGGCGGTAAAGGCTGCAGAAGCAACTGGTCGTTATCCGCGAGCATGTGAATTATTACTGAATCATGGACCTATGGTTCAGGCTTATCTGAAAGTACTGGCACAGTGGTAA
- a CDS encoding DUF4331 family protein has translation MIGFEKVHASDHLDTPTVIADPAADIGDLYAWTSSDGKRLNLVMDIVAHQFSNRLQYVFHVDSGQQFGKTTASTTIVCRFDVANNVECWAGKKDYVRGDAHSAAGLESEKRTFRIFAGLRDDPFFNNVKGPREAYNVAGAALKNGTSADSAGCPNFTPATAQAILDTWRHTSGRPATNFLAGWKTSAIVISIDLDVVATGGKLAAVWGTVHRVPHGHTAQIAHGMDRHPAVPALGEAIERTARPLIKNGLVGGPLDQEAISYARREAYNRVSRTGWGRFSKDIERNLSLYDGFDGTCGNQWLADKNAEPSKRHRTLAKLFADDRIWVNTSSSSCTQLFAVEFSAFDTPGALPEDCGGRTPNYNASNIFRSLLTNGTSSGFDDGLQQDDKHHSTSEFPFLAEP, from the coding sequence ATGATTGGCTTTGAGAAGGTGCACGCGTCGGATCACCTGGATACGCCCACTGTGATCGCGGACCCTGCGGCGGACATCGGTGACCTCTATGCTTGGACATCGTCCGACGGCAAGCGACTCAACCTGGTGATGGATATCGTTGCGCATCAATTTTCCAATCGGCTTCAGTACGTCTTCCATGTAGATAGTGGGCAACAGTTCGGGAAGACCACGGCAAGCACCACGATCGTGTGTCGCTTCGATGTCGCCAATAACGTTGAATGCTGGGCCGGCAAAAAGGACTACGTGCGCGGCGATGCACACAGTGCCGCCGGGCTCGAAAGCGAGAAGCGCACATTTCGAATCTTCGCCGGTCTTCGTGACGATCCATTCTTCAACAACGTAAAGGGCCCACGAGAGGCATATAACGTTGCGGGTGCTGCTCTTAAGAATGGAACATCGGCCGATAGCGCGGGCTGTCCGAACTTCACTCCAGCCACAGCGCAAGCAATACTCGATACGTGGCGCCACACCTCCGGTCGACCGGCCACGAACTTTCTTGCTGGATGGAAGACGTCTGCAATCGTGATCTCGATCGATCTTGATGTCGTGGCGACTGGAGGAAAGCTTGCCGCTGTGTGGGGAACTGTGCACCGTGTGCCGCACGGACACACAGCCCAGATTGCGCATGGAATGGATAGGCATCCCGCGGTGCCGGCGCTTGGCGAAGCCATCGAACGCACGGCGCGTCCTCTTATAAAAAACGGGCTAGTCGGAGGCCCGCTTGACCAGGAGGCCATTAGCTATGCGCGGAGAGAGGCGTATAACCGAGTCTCACGAACAGGCTGGGGCCGATTCTCGAAGGATATCGAGAGAAATCTGAGCCTTTATGACGGATTCGATGGGACGTGCGGAAACCAGTGGCTAGCCGACAAGAACGCGGAGCCATCCAAGCGTCATAGAACTTTGGCGAAGCTGTTTGCCGACGATCGAATCTGGGTGAACACTTCCTCGTCAAGCTGCACTCAATTGTTTGCGGTCGAATTTTCGGCGTTCGACACGCCTGGAGCGCTTCCCGAAGACTGCGGAGGCAGAACGCCCAACTATAACGCGAGTAACATCTTTCGATCCTTGCTGACCAATGGCACATCCAGCGGATTTGACGATGGGCTGCAACAGGACGACAAACATCATTCAACCAGCGAGTTTCCATTTTTGGCGGAGCCATGA
- a CDS encoding alpha/beta fold hydrolase — protein MNRREFVRVSAATTAFAAWGRSSSAAILSAECPCKEMTAEQFHAARKFVVTQQGRIAYLDIGEGPTALFLHGFPLNSFQWRGAIPLLSMMRRCVAPDFLALGYTEVAKGQSVAPQAQVAMLAALLDRLSLSKVDIVASDSGGAIAQLFMTRYPDRVNSLLVTNCDTERDSPPRAVLPVIELGRTGKFADEWIGRWLADKDAARSDTGLGGQCYMNPSRLSDETIETYLAPLVKSATRKALTNAYAAALAPNALQGVEASLKRCYVATRILWGTGDTIFSTADADYLAHTVANSLGKRKVPGAKLFFPEELPELIVEEARFLWSL, from the coding sequence ATGAATCGTAGAGAGTTCGTTCGTGTCAGCGCGGCGACGACGGCATTCGCAGCCTGGGGTAGGTCGTCCAGTGCTGCAATATTGTCCGCAGAATGCCCTTGCAAAGAGATGACCGCCGAGCAGTTTCACGCCGCCAGGAAATTTGTTGTTACACAGCAGGGGCGCATCGCCTATCTCGATATCGGGGAAGGGCCAACGGCATTGTTTCTGCATGGCTTTCCACTGAACAGTTTTCAATGGCGCGGGGCTATTCCGCTTCTCTCCATGATGCGGCGTTGCGTTGCCCCGGATTTTCTGGCGCTTGGCTACACGGAAGTAGCCAAGGGCCAAAGTGTGGCGCCACAGGCGCAGGTGGCAATGTTAGCGGCGCTGCTGGACAGACTTTCGCTTTCCAAAGTTGACATTGTCGCCAGCGACAGTGGAGGTGCGATCGCGCAACTGTTTATGACACGTTATCCAGATCGAGTGAATTCACTGCTGGTCACCAACTGCGATACAGAGCGGGACAGTCCGCCACGGGCAGTGCTTCCAGTGATCGAGCTTGGACGAACTGGAAAATTTGCCGACGAGTGGATTGGACGATGGCTTGCAGACAAGGATGCCGCACGGTCCGATACAGGGCTGGGAGGTCAATGCTACATGAATCCCTCGCGTCTAAGCGATGAAACGATAGAGACTTACCTTGCCCCGCTCGTGAAGTCAGCCACGCGAAAAGCGCTGACCAACGCTTACGCGGCGGCTCTCGCTCCGAACGCTCTCCAGGGGGTTGAAGCGTCGCTAAAGCGTTGCTATGTCGCCACGCGCATCTTGTGGGGCACAGGCGACACAATCTTCTCAACCGCGGACGCGGACTATCTCGCGCACACCGTTGCGAATTCGCTGGGGAAACGAAAGGTACCGGGCGCCAAGCTCTTCTTTCCGGAAGAGTTACCGGAACTGATTGTCGAAGAGGCCCGATTTCTTTGGAGTCTTTGA